The following coding sequences are from one Eucalyptus grandis isolate ANBG69807.140 chromosome 11, ASM1654582v1, whole genome shotgun sequence window:
- the LOC104424961 gene encoding uncharacterized protein LOC104424961 isoform X1: MAMAMAMLRWRIAIQKLTAPAPRQWAGSASSSLSPLPPLFFCHNLPPTFPPFSFATQLPSTVAHYSGAPEPNQTRHRSQVANMHDDSLEDENARAHRRKRFPKIMRWIEKSPEEITEICRAAVLEMEYAEETLDHFYREMSKEVETILHEGDPRVPEELSRRVVVTCVTDDCSCHWKHVYVYVYVLRRKQRKQGSGASAAKVRAAKESCRELEVELALTYSPYLEGTAAHWPTDYFPFREDGVPHKWKVVNKFELSSQDVDEYGVAGEEAKKCAGWLIAQNKLAGKDTTTLAMQLWEKSPFNCWERARSFLKSGRFYC, from the exons ATGGCAATGGCAATGGCAATGTTGCGGTGGAGGATCGCAATCCAGAAATTGACAGCGCCTGCGCCTCGCCAATGGGCCGGTTCGGCCAGTAGCtcgctctctcctctcccccctCTTTTCTTCTGCCACAATCTTCCGCCCACgtttcctcctttctccttcgcgACCCAGCTCCCCTCCACCGTTGCGCACTACTCTGGTGCGCCTGAGCCCAACCAGACGAGACATAGGTCTCAG GTCGCTAATATGCATGACGACTCTCTAGAAGACGAAAATGCTCGCGCTCACCGAAGAAAG CGTTTTCCCAAGATAATGCGTTGGATAGAGAAGTCGCCTGAGGAAATTACAGAGATATGCAGGGCAGCAGTATTG GAGATGGAATATGCTGAGGAGACATTGGACCATTTTTACCGAGAAATGAGCAAGGAAGTGGAGACAATTCTTCACGAGGGAGACCC GAGGGTACCCGAGGAACTCTCCAGGAGGGTGGTGGTCACATGCGTGACCGACGACTGCAGTTGTCACTGGAAGCACGTGTACGTGTACGTGTACGTGCTCCGGAGGAAACAGAGGAAACAGGGGTCTGGAGCGAGTGCTGCAAAGGTTAGGGCTGCAAAG GAATCATGTAGAGAACTAGAAGTAGAGCTTGCTTTGACTTACTCGCCGTATCTGGAG GGGACAGCTGCTCATTGGCCTACTGATTACTTTCCGTTTAGAGAGGACGGGGTACCACATAAATGGAAG gttgttaataaGTTTGAGCTCTCTAGCCAAGATGTAGATGAATATGGTGTAGCcggagaagaagcaaaaaagtgCGCTGGCTGGTTGATTGCCCAGAACAA GTTAGCCGGCAAGGACACAACGACACTAGCAATGCAACTCTGGGAAAAGTCGCCATTTAATTGTTG GGAGCGGGCAAGATCCTTTTTAAAAAGTGGCCGTTTCTACTGTTAG
- the LOC104424961 gene encoding uncharacterized protein LOC104424961 isoform X2 produces MAMAMAMLRWRIAIQKLTAPAPRQWAGSASSSLSPLPPLFFCHNLPPTFPPFSFATQLPSTVAHYSGAPEPNQTRHRSQVANMHDDSLEDENARAHRRKRFPKIMRWIEKSPEEITEICRAAVLEMEYAEETLDHFYREMSKEVETILHEGDPRVPEELSRRVVVTCVTDDCSCHWKHVYVYVYVLRRKQRKQGSGASAAKESCRELEVELALTYSPYLEGTAAHWPTDYFPFREDGVPHKWKVVNKFELSSQDVDEYGVAGEEAKKCAGWLIAQNKLAGKDTTTLAMQLWEKSPFNCWERARSFLKSGRFYC; encoded by the exons ATGGCAATGGCAATGGCAATGTTGCGGTGGAGGATCGCAATCCAGAAATTGACAGCGCCTGCGCCTCGCCAATGGGCCGGTTCGGCCAGTAGCtcgctctctcctctcccccctCTTTTCTTCTGCCACAATCTTCCGCCCACgtttcctcctttctccttcgcgACCCAGCTCCCCTCCACCGTTGCGCACTACTCTGGTGCGCCTGAGCCCAACCAGACGAGACATAGGTCTCAG GTCGCTAATATGCATGACGACTCTCTAGAAGACGAAAATGCTCGCGCTCACCGAAGAAAG CGTTTTCCCAAGATAATGCGTTGGATAGAGAAGTCGCCTGAGGAAATTACAGAGATATGCAGGGCAGCAGTATTG GAGATGGAATATGCTGAGGAGACATTGGACCATTTTTACCGAGAAATGAGCAAGGAAGTGGAGACAATTCTTCACGAGGGAGACCC GAGGGTACCCGAGGAACTCTCCAGGAGGGTGGTGGTCACATGCGTGACCGACGACTGCAGTTGTCACTGGAAGCACGTGTACGTGTACGTGTACGTGCTCCGGAGGAAACAGAGGAAACAGGGGTCTGGAGCGAGTGCTGCAAAG GAATCATGTAGAGAACTAGAAGTAGAGCTTGCTTTGACTTACTCGCCGTATCTGGAG GGGACAGCTGCTCATTGGCCTACTGATTACTTTCCGTTTAGAGAGGACGGGGTACCACATAAATGGAAG gttgttaataaGTTTGAGCTCTCTAGCCAAGATGTAGATGAATATGGTGTAGCcggagaagaagcaaaaaagtgCGCTGGCTGGTTGATTGCCCAGAACAA GTTAGCCGGCAAGGACACAACGACACTAGCAATGCAACTCTGGGAAAAGTCGCCATTTAATTGTTG GGAGCGGGCAAGATCCTTTTTAAAAAGTGGCCGTTTCTACTGTTAG
- the LOC104423055 gene encoding uncharacterized protein LOC104423055 has product MFHNGSASDLEVTANEFLKWDLHSFLTHKRTSAKNCSRGGTHPHADFKKKEGRLADVCHLNRTVIHNGGHTGLTCAPDVGDTYAPNTVDEPNLVSRSTNHVEPLVGDDGIRKCLPTKRNHIDVHAENVERNCNEDQHHDAHSDAKRAKQQDSDEIKDKEESPVVLTGRLGF; this is encoded by the exons ATGTTCCATAAT GGCTCTGCATCTGATCTTGAAGTAACTGCAAATGAGTTTTTGAAATGGGACCTTCACTCATTTTTAACGCACAAGAGAACCTCTGCCAAAAACTGCTCTAGAGGAG GTACCCATCCACATgctgattttaaaaaaaaagagggtagATTGGCAGATGTTTGTCATTTGAATAGGACCGTCATTCATAATGGTGGACATACTGGACTTACATGTGCGCCTGATGTGGGAGACACATATGCTCCTAACACAGTTGATGAACCAAACTTGGTTTCTCGATCCACCAATCATGTGGAGCCCTTGGTAGGAGATGATGGTATTAGGAAGTGTCTTCCCACGAAGAGGAACCATATTGATGTTCACGCTGAAAATGTTGAAAGGAATTGTAATGAGGATCAACATCATGATGCTCATTCAGATGCTAAAAGGGCCAAACAGCAAGATTCTGATGAAATAAAGGACAAAGAAGAATCACCAGTTGTTCTAACTGGAAGATTAGGTTTCTAG